In Ptychodera flava strain L36383 chromosome 21, AS_Pfla_20210202, whole genome shotgun sequence, a genomic segment contains:
- the LOC139121148 gene encoding SKA complex subunit 1-like — protein MDSNTLEELGQHFCDKVEGIKKCMQIHDCVNNDNCQQLLQSIHMQLIGAEDVISHLKQAVASERQKLAEAQESMKEYKEFLDNIHYMSTHLPSRLPGKPTSQIEEKTRVNKGVLQSRASENRTEEVQPAVTSKYNAKKRFPKTEYLTVDEYQEIPKYMKGRLSYDMMNNVVDGINKVIEYKYKLKAQPRNTVGENNMKKRKQWKQQENKETQGLHFFVDDDYKKYSGLKLDKATGSVFTILRHLGRLTEVRGGGCTRYCLSSY, from the exons ATGGATTCCAACACTTTAGAGGAGCTTGGCCAACATTTCTGCGACAAGGTAGAAGGAATCAAAAAGTGTATGCAAATACACGATTGTG TCAACAATGATAACTGTCAACAGCTGTTACAATCCATTCACATGCAACTGATTGGTGCTGAAGATGTCATCAGTCACTTGAAACAGGCAGTTGCTTCGGAAAGGCAAAAATTAGCTGAGGCTCAG GAATCGATGAAAGAGTATAAAGAATTTCTTGACAACATTCACTATATGAGTACACATCTACCCAGTAGATTGCCAGGAAAACCAACCTCTCAAATTGAAGAAAAGACCAG AGTGAATAAAGGTGTGTTACAGAGCAGAGCTTCAGAAAACAGAACTGAGGAAGTCCAACCAGCTGTCACTTCCAAATATAACGCCAAGAAACGCTTTCCAAAGACAGAATATCTGACAGTAGATGAATATCAAGAAATACCCAA GTACATGAAGGGTCGCCTTAGTTATGACATGATGAATAATGTTGTTGATGGCATCAACAAAGTGATTGAATACAAGTACAAGCTGAAGGCACAGCCCAGAAACACTGTCGGTGAAAACAACATGAAGAAACGTAAACAGTGGAAACAACAGGAAAACAAGGAAACACAAG GTCTACATTTCTTTGTAGATGATGACTACAAAAAATACAGTGGTTTAAAGCTGGACAAAGCTACAGGCAGTGTTTTCACAATACTCAGGCATCTTGGAAGACTGACAGAGGTTCGAGGTGGCGGCTGTACGAGATACTGTCTATCATCATATTGA